TCGTGATGAAAACGTGTTCTTTGACAACGCGAAAGCCAAAAGGTTCGTATAACTCTGGTTGTAATGTAGTCAGAACGAGTGTAGTGTAGCGGCGATCGCAATATTCCAGCACTTCCGCCATCACTTCACGATAGTAACCCCGACGGCGAAATTCAGGATGAGTACACACCCCATGAATTCCTCCTACCGTTATAGTTTGTCCCATAATACACATAGGAATTTCTAGAACTCCCACATGAGTAATGGCAATGTCCTCGTGAAAGCGGATAAATGGAGTGGAAGCTACTTCCCACGGTGCGCCAAGCACCCTACCAACTGCTGCTGCACGGCTAACTCCAGGGAAGACGATTTCGAGCAGGCTAAACAGCCGCTTACTTAAGGTGGGATCTGCACAGAAGGATCGCTTGAAGCGATGCTGGCTCATAGTAGTAACCACAGCTTAATAAAATAGACAGGCAGTAGAAGCGATCGCTACACTTGCAAGTGATTAAATCATTGAACGGGCTGCTGTGTTTAATGCTGAGAAGAAGCCTGTAGGTGTGGGTGATGAGATTAACATGAGTGCTGCAAGTTATAGGAGGTCAATGAGATGAGCCTACTGACTTCAAAGATTGTGTTCACAATTGGAATTGTGCTGTGGTTAACCATTCGGATTCTCTACCAACGGCAACAGAAGCAAAATACGATTGTGGATGACCGCAAAACGCCTGAGGAGAAGGTGATTCGCCTTTTGGTTGTGTCTGGAATACTGCTTTTGCCCTTAGTTTATGTCTTATCTCCTTGGTTAAACTTTGCGAACTACCGTTTGCCAGTCTGGACAAATGAATTAGGGATTGTTATTTTGGCAGCCTCGCTCTGGCTATTCTGGCGTGCTCATCACGATCTAGGCAGAAATTGGTCGTCAACCTTGCAAATTCGCGAGGGGCACACATTGATTACCAACGGTGTTTATCATAAGATTCGTCACCCAATGTATACCTCTGTTCTGTTGTGGTGTATTGCACAATTATTATTGCTACCCAATTGGATTGCAGGATTTGCTGGAATCGTCAGTTTCAGCATTGCGTGTCTGACACGGATTGATAAAGAGGAGCAGATGCTACTCGAGCAATTTGGCGAAGAGTATGAAGCCTACCAGCAACGCACAAAACGGTTGGTACCCTACCTTTTTTAATTTCTTGATCGCCCACAAGCTAAAAGCCTACTTCACCATCAACTACCGTCAGTAGCCCGTAGAAGAGTTTGTAGCAGAACACACGGATGATCGTCAAGGGTTTGATGTTGTGTTTGACACGGTTGCAAATACTAGAGTCATATGCAGGTTGCAACAGCGGCAGAGCAGTTCGATTGGGCTTGGATGAAGAGAGTCGTGGGTGGTTACGCCACTAGGTAGACAAGAGATAAGGAGGCAAAATGCTATTCATGGTGATCGAGCACATTAAGAACGGTAAGGCTAAAGAGATATACCGCCGATTACAGGAGAAAGGGCGGATGATGCCCAAGGGGTTAAATTACGTAGACAGCTGGGTCGAACCCAACTTCGACCGCTGCTTCCAACTGATGGAATGCAACGCCCTGCGCTTGTTCCAGCAGTGGGTGGCACAGTGGCAAGATCTGGTCGAATTTGAGATCGTGCCCGTAGTCCCGTCGAAGGAGACCGTAGAAACGATAACCCCAATGCTTTGATTACCTTCTTATCCCGATAGCGACAGCTAACAACCAAGACTGAGCGACTGATTCTGCAACTTGAGCGCTGTTCAGATACACATGATAGATCATATGAACGAGAACGACGTGGAGGGAGGAACGACACGAGTGAGACCACCAGTTATCGCACACCAGCACTTTCAGGAGCAAAAGGAGCAGATGCGTGGACTCAATTTGGAGGGGATATTCACCACTATCTACCAGACCAACCTGTGGGGTGGTGAGGAGTCCCGCTCAGGTTCGGGTTCTGCATTGATCCAAACGGAGCGACTGCGAGTTGCGCTACCAAAGCTGCTAACAGAACTGAGAGCCATGAGTCTCCTAGACATTCCCTGTGGGGACTTCGGCTGGATGAGCCAAGTTGACTTGAAGGTAGACTACATTGGTGCCGACATTGTTGCGGAACTAGTGGCAAGGAACAATACCCGGTACGCTACGGTGGGCAGCCCCAGACGTTTCCTTCAACTCGATCTGACCCGTGACGACCTGCCACGGATGGACGTGGTGCTGTGCCGGGACTGCCTGGTTCATCTGTCGTACCCCAATATCTTCCAAGCTCTAGCCAATGTGAGGAGGAGTGGGGCTGGCTACCTCCTGACAACAACATTCATCGAGCACGACCGCAATCAGGACATTGAAGATGGTGACTGGCGACTACTCAATCTCCAACGTCCGCCGTTCGACCTGCCGCAGCCACTTACCCTCATTGTAGAAGAGTGTACTGAGGAACAGGGGGCGTATGCGGACAAGGCACTCGGGTTGTGGAGAGTAGCAGACCTACCGGAGGTAGACTTAACCTATCTACTGCCTACTCCCTACTTTCGGAGGCGTTGCTGACTCTACTTGCTCTAAAGGTTCCCAACCGATTCCCTTGTATCCATACTCGAAGATTTCAGGATGCAAAATTTCTGCTAGAATTTCCTGCGAATCTACCAGTCGGGGTCCTGGACGATTGAAGTAAGAGTTGCCATCGGTGATGTAAACTCTTCCAGTATGTACAGCACGTAAGTTTTGCCACTCTGGACGAAGGGTTAATGCCATCGCCTCTTGCCGAGTGCGGTTTAAATCAAAGCCGCAAAGCATGAAGACGATCGCACTGGGGTTGGTGGCAACCAGTGTTTCCCACGACATCTGAACAGAAGGTTTACCGACAGCACTAAACAGTGGCTGACCTCCTGCTAATGTCACTAATTCTGAAGTCCAATTTCCGGCAGTCATTAAGGGATCAGTCCACTCGATGCAGGCGACAGTTGGCAGTTCAGCCACAGAAAGTCCTTGGATCTTTTGTTTGCAAATGTTGATGCGAGACTCTAGATCTTCTACCAATCGCCGCGATTCAACCCCTGTCGCGTCAGCAACCCGCTCAATATCAGTCCACAGATCAGCTAGCACGTTAGGCTGTAAGGAAATAATTTTTGGTTGGCTGTGGGTGAGACTAGCAACTGCCTGTTCAACATCTTTGAGGCTAACAGCACAGACATCACATTGGTCTTGAGTGAGAATGTGGGTTGGTTGTAACTGCTCTAAGACTTCGGTTTTGATCTGATAGATACTAAGGGCAGATTGCAATAACTGATTTACATCATCATGAATCCTAGCGCTAGGGGCATTAGAGTTTAATCGCGCTTGAGTGCAAACTGGACGGTCTTTGATTTCTGGGGGATAGTCGCATTCGTGCGATCGCCCCACAATTGCATCAGTTAACCCCAGGGCAGCTAAAATCTCGGTAGCGCTTGGAATGAGCGAAACAATTCTGAGATTTTGAGTATTCATCAATCTATTTTCCTTTTCCGTATTAAGTGCAACGAATTATGAATTTTATTTAAAAATTTAAAAGTACTAATTTGCCAAAAAGAGCGATAAAAAAAATAAATATTTAAAACCTAGTTTAATTGAAAGCTGTGTTTGTAGAAATCAGCCCCTGGTATTACCTACATTGCTAAGTGGGGTAGGATTAAAAGATTAGCTGTTGTTCAAATTTCACTGGTAAAAAGCCGATTCACGTCAAGCATTTTGCTCACGTCGTAAAGTTAATCGGAGGCTTCTGACTGACATCTTGTGTGACAATTTGAGAACTGAGGCAGGAAGGATAAAGTATAATTCCATCTTCTCGCTTTTGTTTTCCATTTGAGCTGTGACCTGTGACTAGAACATGACCCCAGAACCACTCAAAATTTTGCTAGTGGCCAACAACCTCGTAGATGCGTGTTCGGTTCAGGAGATGTTAAGGAAGGTAGAGGCTTTCCCGTTTCATCTGACACAGATGGCGAGGTTAGAGACAGCATTGGCTCACTTGACAACAGAGCCAGTGGCTGTGGTTGTGCTAGCTCTGCCACTTCCCAATGAACTAGGTTTAGCGATTAGTCGGTTGCATAGTGTTCAACCTCAGGTGCCAATTGTGATGTTGTGCAACCAAAAAGATGAGGCGATCGCTCAGCAAGCATTGCAAATTGGAGCGCAGGAGTATCTAGTTAAGGAACAAACAGAGGCTCAACTGTTGGTACGGGTGTTGCGATATACCATTGATTGTCAAAGGAGGAATGGAGAACTTCAGCAAGCGTTGCAGCAGTTAAAGCAAACAGAAGTAGCCCTGAAAGAAAGCGAAGCCAGATTTCATCGTCTGTCGGAGGCATCCTGTGAAGGAATAATGGTGCATGAGCGCGGAATTATTTTAGATGCTAACCAAGCACTGGCGTCAATGTTCGGTTGTGAACTTTCGGAACTAATTGGTAAAAATGCCTTTGAACTAAAACTCGCAACGCCAGAATCTCTAGAGTTAATTCGACAAAATATCCTTTCAAACTATGAAAAACCTTATGAAGCGGTGGGTTTGAGAAAAGATGGCTCCGCTTTTCCAATTGAAATCCAAGGCAAAGTCATTCCCGATCAAGGGCGATTGGTGCGGGTGGGTGTGATTAGGGATATCACCGAGCGCAAGCGCAATGAAGAAAAGCTCAGCCTCTACCGCGAGATTATCGCTAATTCCAACGATGCGATCGCGATTATCGATCCGCAGGGGTACTATCTGGAACAAAACGCTGCTCATAGCTTGCTAATGGGGTACTCCGATCGGGAACTATGCGGTCAGACCCCAGCAATTCACCTAGGAGAGCAAGTATTTTCACTCATTGCTCAGACACTGTTTGAGAGTGGCAGCTACCGGGGTGAAGCGATCAGTCGCATGAAGAGTGGAGCGTTGTTAAACTTAGAACTATCAGCATTTGCGGTGCGGGATGAGGTAGGTAAGCCCGTTTGCTACGTTGGCATTAAGCGAGATATCACAGAGCGCCAGCAAGCAATATATGCTCTGACTGAGCGCGATCGCCTGCTTGCAGGTGTTGCTGCTGC
This window of the Chroococcidiopsis sp. CCMEE 29 genome carries:
- a CDS encoding protein-S-isoprenylcysteine O-methyltransferase, producing MSLLTSKIVFTIGIVLWLTIRILYQRQQKQNTIVDDRKTPEEKVIRLLVVSGILLLPLVYVLSPWLNFANYRLPVWTNELGIVILAASLWLFWRAHHDLGRNWSSTLQIREGHTLITNGVYHKIRHPMYTSVLLWCIAQLLLLPNWIAGFAGIVSFSIACLTRIDKEEQMLLEQFGEEYEAYQQRTKRLVPYLF
- a CDS encoding DUF3303 family protein; this encodes MLFMVIEHIKNGKAKEIYRRLQEKGRMMPKGLNYVDSWVEPNFDRCFQLMECNALRLFQQWVAQWQDLVEFEIVPVVPSKETVETITPML
- a CDS encoding class I SAM-dependent methyltransferase, yielding MNENDVEGGTTRVRPPVIAHQHFQEQKEQMRGLNLEGIFTTIYQTNLWGGEESRSGSGSALIQTERLRVALPKLLTELRAMSLLDIPCGDFGWMSQVDLKVDYIGADIVAELVARNNTRYATVGSPRRFLQLDLTRDDLPRMDVVLCRDCLVHLSYPNIFQALANVRRSGAGYLLTTTFIEHDRNQDIEDGDWRLLNLQRPPFDLPQPLTLIVEECTEEQGAYADKALGLWRVADLPEVDLTYLLPTPYFRRRC
- a CDS encoding cobalamin-binding protein, translated to MNTQNLRIVSLIPSATEILAALGLTDAIVGRSHECDYPPEIKDRPVCTQARLNSNAPSARIHDDVNQLLQSALSIYQIKTEVLEQLQPTHILTQDQCDVCAVSLKDVEQAVASLTHSQPKIISLQPNVLADLWTDIERVADATGVESRRLVEDLESRINICKQKIQGLSVAELPTVACIEWTDPLMTAGNWTSELVTLAGGQPLFSAVGKPSVQMSWETLVATNPSAIVFMLCGFDLNRTRQEAMALTLRPEWQNLRAVHTGRVYITDGNSYFNRPGPRLVDSQEILAEILHPEIFEYGYKGIGWEPLEQVESATPPKVGSRQ
- a CDS encoding PAS domain S-box protein; translation: MTPEPLKILLVANNLVDACSVQEMLRKVEAFPFHLTQMARLETALAHLTTEPVAVVVLALPLPNELGLAISRLHSVQPQVPIVMLCNQKDEAIAQQALQIGAQEYLVKEQTEAQLLVRVLRYTIDCQRRNGELQQALQQLKQTEVALKESEARFHRLSEASCEGIMVHERGIILDANQALASMFGCELSELIGKNAFELKLATPESLELIRQNILSNYEKPYEAVGLRKDGSAFPIEIQGKVIPDQGRLVRVGVIRDITERKRNEEKLSLYREIIANSNDAIAIIDPQGYYLEQNAAHSLLMGYSDRELCGQTPAIHLGEQVFSLIAQTLFESGSYRGEAISRMKSGALLNLELSAFAVRDEVGKPVCYVGIKRDITERQQAIYALTERDRLLAGVAAASHHLLTSKDFAAAMQLALSALGKACNVDRV